Below is a genomic region from Fibrobacter sp. UWH6.
GTAAATTCCCCCACCAGATCCTCTTCGACCACCCGGCTCCTTTCGCCAGGAAGGATAACTTCGTCGATCCACTTCTTGGACGTTCCATCATTGGCCAGGATATCAACTCGCACAATGGAATAATCCTCGGTACCATTTTCAATCTGGAGTCGGCTAGAAGATTCTAGGAACCAATGGGAAATGCACCCGGTCAAGACCAATGGGAGAATGAGAATCGCAATAAGTACAGCAAACCTTGAAACAAGGAAAGACTTTATCTGCAATCGCATTATTTACCTCCCTTTTCGTAGCGGATACCCTTAGCCTCGATAGTCTTGGATGATCCAGGATTCAACGAGAAACCGCTTTCTTCAGAAGACTTGGACTTATTCTTCTCCTTCAGGATTTCCGTTTCCAGGGGAGCCGTTCTTGCGGCACCGCGACCAAACAGGAAACCATCAAGAGCGGCCAAGCCAAACTTGACTTCGGCAATGAAGGTTCCCTTGGCACCAAAGAAATTGTCATAGTCATAAGAAGAATTGTAAGCCAGACGTACAAATAATAAGTCTACGGCACCACCCCACAGCAGGTCCTTAAATCCGCTGCGCACACCGCGACGCACGCAAGTGGCTTCAAAGCCGATCATGCGGGAAGGATCCGGATAATAGGCCAACGAAGCGGAATGGAATTCGCCATCAGGGAAATCAAAGGAGACCTTTCCATACAGACGTTGGGCAAAAAGGTTCTGCTCCCATGTGACGCGGATGGAATCTTCCCCATGACCATTATAAAATCCGATGTCAAAATTGGGCAAGTAAGTCAAAGGTCCAGAAAGGCGGCCCCCATAAACGGAACGGCTTTCCAGGTCGAGATTCACATGGGCGTTCCGCCAGGAAGTACGGTAGAAACTTCCACTTGCGCTAAAATTGCCCCAGCGGAAATAACCCCAGCTGTATGCCAAAGAATCGCTTTCGTCGGCATAAATATTTCCTACATGTTCAACATTGGAATGCTGCATACCGGCAGCAATTGTAGCGTTAGACTTTACATCGGTATAAACCATACCCCAAGTCGTTGTAGAACGGACCAGGGAATAATCGGTATAATGGGGGAAGAGAACGAAATCTTCGCCATCCCAACCGGAACGGTCGAACCAAAGGACTAAACCGAAATACCTTTCGGGGCTCACATCGCCCGAGAAGAAACCAGCCATATGTTGCCTGAAAGCAAATCCATCATGTTCGCCATATTTGCTTTCTAGAGGCATCTGCTCGGCAGAAGGCAAATAGTAAAAACCGGCATCGATATAACCACCACGCCCCCCACGCAAAATCTGGGAGATTTCGGTCAACTGACGGTCACGAGTTACGGCACCACCGGCAGAAAGTGCTTCTGGAGTCACACTATCTGCAAAGGAAAAAGTGGTTGCAGCAAGCAACACAGCCAGACCTTTAAAAAGATTTCCGATTCGCATAACCCAAATCTAGAAAATGCCGGGGAAAAATTTATATTTGCGCCCATGAACGAGCAAGAAAAAGCACAGGAACAGAACAAGGCCCTGATCGCCGCATGGAGCGATCATTCCCGCATGTGGAAAGACAACACCTGGGTCTACCCCGTCATTAGCCGTCGCGCAGGCGGTTTATCGGTAGGTATAAACCTAAATCCCGACCACAAATGTTCCTTCGCCTGTGCCTACTGCCAGAGCGGCCCGCAAGAAGGTCACGAAAGTGTCGCCATCGATATCGACGGCGTGGAGCGGGAGCTTCGTCAATTCCTGGAATTCTACAAGTCCGGCGAATTCAGCAAGTGCGATTTCTTTGGACACGTTCCCGAAGACAAAAAGATTCTAAAGGACATCTGCCTTTCTGGCGATGGAGAATCCACCATCGTCAAGGAATTCCCCGAAGTGTGCAAGCGCATGCGCAAACTCCAGAAGGAAAACGAAGGGCAGTTCAAGCTCCGCCTGATTACAAACGCCAGCCGCCTCGGGAACGAGAAAGTCGAAGATGCCCTGGCCTACCTGCTGGAAAGTGACGGTGAAATCTGGGCCAAGCTGGACGCCGGTACCGAAGAATGGTACAAGCGCATGAACCGCTCCGCAGTCAAGTTCGAAACCATCCTGAACAACCTGGAAAAGGTCATCAAGCTGTACCCCATCTGCATCCAGACCATGTTATGCAGCCTTCAGGGAGACGTTCCCACCGACGCAGAAATCGAACAGTACATCGGACACCTCCAGCGAATTTACGCAGCGGCACCCAAGAACTTCGTAGAAGTTCAGCTGTACACCGTTATCCGTCAGACGGCCACTCCCGACGTCCTCCCTCTCCCCAAGGAATTCCTGGAAGCGGTCGCCAAAAAGATTAACGAAAAATTGCCGGTACAGGTTCGAATTTTCTAAAGTAAAATTAAACCATATAA
It encodes:
- a CDS encoding radical SAM protein; protein product: MNEQEKAQEQNKALIAAWSDHSRMWKDNTWVYPVISRRAGGLSVGINLNPDHKCSFACAYCQSGPQEGHESVAIDIDGVERELRQFLEFYKSGEFSKCDFFGHVPEDKKILKDICLSGDGESTIVKEFPEVCKRMRKLQKENEGQFKLRLITNASRLGNEKVEDALAYLLESDGEIWAKLDAGTEEWYKRMNRSAVKFETILNNLEKVIKLYPICIQTMLCSLQGDVPTDAEIEQYIGHLQRIYAAAPKNFVEVQLYTVIRQTATPDVLPLPKEFLEAVAKKINEKLPVQVRIF